In Kitasatospora gansuensis, a genomic segment contains:
- a CDS encoding heat shock protein transcriptional repressor HspR yields the protein MTPDSPIGPGPGLGEGLPGGPGLGRPRPAATHYVLTEDTPVYVISVAAELSGLHPQTLRQYDRLGLVCPDRTAGRGRRYSARDIQQLREVQRLSQDEGINLAGIKRIIELENQVAALQSRIGELADSLEGAASALQQREAAVHASYRRDLVPYQQVQQSSALVVWRPKR from the coding sequence ATGACCCCCGACAGCCCGATCGGTCCGGGACCCGGCCTCGGCGAGGGCCTCCCCGGCGGCCCCGGCCTGGGCCGCCCCCGCCCCGCCGCGACCCACTACGTCCTGACCGAGGACACCCCGGTCTACGTGATCTCGGTCGCCGCCGAGCTCTCCGGCCTGCACCCGCAGACCCTGCGCCAGTACGACCGCCTCGGCCTGGTCTGCCCCGACCGGACGGCCGGCCGCGGCCGCCGCTACTCCGCCCGCGACATCCAGCAGCTCCGCGAGGTCCAGCGGCTGTCCCAGGACGAGGGCATCAACCTGGCCGGCATCAAGCGGATCATCGAACTGGAGAACCAGGTCGCCGCCCTGCAGTCCCGGATCGGCGAGCTGGCCGACTCCCTGGAGGGCGCCGCCTCGGCGCTCCAGCAGCGGGAGGCGGCGGTGCACGCCTCGTACCGCCGGGACCTGGTGCCCTATCAGCAGGTGCAGCAGTCCAGCGCGCTGGTGGTCTGGCGGCCGAAGCGCTGA
- a CDS encoding LuxR C-terminal-related transcriptional regulator translates to MLVGEAERAFYGEVLAQGGKVLFRDVAEQDAATVLRLLELGLLIHHTGDATLTAVNPRTVAEQRATELRRAGTGALRQADEVPDLLGELARAYDAAPRRIESTSTVLHIEDMEQIRSRIVQLDADRRDELLAAHPGGARPMDLVRVGMDRTRRFVEGGGVLHVLYQGAARTDGPTAEYAAMVSEWGARVRVLDEPFSRILIYDRTTAVISASADHTRAAIVEDPAVVSFLVSGFERDWERAERVRWQVVGDRMHEQVGQLLTQGLTQRKIASRLGLSERTVAGHIARLRERYDAETLFQLGWQMRGAEGVSAG, encoded by the coding sequence GTGCTGGTGGGTGAGGCCGAGCGGGCGTTCTACGGTGAGGTGTTGGCGCAGGGCGGGAAGGTGCTGTTCCGCGACGTGGCCGAGCAGGACGCCGCCACCGTGCTCCGGCTGCTCGAACTCGGACTGCTGATCCACCACACGGGGGACGCCACGCTGACGGCCGTCAACCCGCGGACGGTGGCCGAGCAGCGCGCCACCGAACTCCGTAGGGCGGGCACCGGCGCACTCCGGCAGGCCGACGAAGTGCCGGATCTGCTGGGCGAGTTGGCCCGGGCGTACGACGCGGCGCCGCGCCGGATCGAGAGCACCAGCACGGTGCTGCACATCGAGGACATGGAGCAGATCCGGTCCAGGATCGTCCAGCTCGACGCCGACCGCCGGGACGAGCTGCTGGCCGCGCACCCTGGCGGGGCCCGGCCGATGGACCTGGTCCGGGTGGGGATGGACCGGACCCGCCGCTTCGTCGAGGGCGGCGGGGTGCTGCACGTGCTCTACCAGGGCGCCGCCCGGACGGACGGTCCGACGGCGGAGTACGCGGCGATGGTGAGCGAGTGGGGCGCGCGGGTGCGCGTCCTGGACGAGCCGTTCAGCCGCATCCTGATCTATGACCGGACGACGGCCGTCATCTCGGCCTCCGCCGATCACACCAGGGCTGCCATCGTGGAGGACCCGGCCGTGGTCTCGTTCCTGGTCAGCGGCTTCGAACGGGACTGGGAGCGGGCCGAGCGGGTCCGCTGGCAGGTGGTCGGCGACCGGATGCACGAGCAGGTCGGGCAGTTGCTCACCCAGGGCCTGACCCAGCGGAAGATCGCCAGTCGGCTCGGGCTGAGCGAGCGCACGGTGGCCGGGCACATCGCCCGACTGCGTGAGCGGTACGACGCGGAGACGCTGTTCCAGCTGGGCTGGCAGATGCGTGGGGCGGAGGGCGTGTCAGCGGGCTGA
- the dnaJ gene encoding molecular chaperone DnaJ: protein MSAKDYVEKDYYKVLGVPKDATTAEIKKTYRKLAREFHPDANKGDAKAEDRFKDISEAYDVLSDDKRRKEYDEARSLFGNGGYRAGGPQGGSFDFGDLFGNSPQGGGGVGDIFGGLFNRGGRQPQPRRGADVETEVTLAFEEAVDGATVPLRMTSQAACRSCSGTGAKAGTTPRVCPTCVGAGTVSRGQGAFALSEPCRDCKGRGMLVDDPCTVCHGSGRASSARTMQVRIPAGVQDGQRIRLKAKGAQGERGGQPGDLYVTVHVDTHPVFGRKADNLTVTVPITFPEAALGGTIEVPTLNGPSVKLKLPAGSANGLTMRARGKGATRTDGTRGDLLVTVEVVVPKHLEGDALEALEQYREATASDDPRAALFKAAEGA, encoded by the coding sequence ATGAGCGCGAAGGACTACGTGGAGAAGGACTACTACAAGGTCCTCGGTGTGCCCAAGGACGCCACCACCGCCGAGATCAAGAAGACCTACCGGAAGCTCGCCCGCGAGTTCCACCCCGACGCCAACAAGGGTGACGCCAAGGCGGAGGACCGGTTCAAGGACATCTCCGAGGCGTACGACGTCCTGTCGGACGACAAGCGCCGCAAGGAGTACGACGAGGCCCGCAGCCTGTTCGGCAACGGCGGCTACCGGGCCGGCGGCCCGCAGGGCGGCAGCTTCGACTTCGGCGACCTGTTCGGCAACAGCCCGCAGGGCGGTGGCGGGGTCGGCGACATCTTCGGCGGCCTGTTCAACCGGGGCGGCCGGCAGCCGCAGCCGCGCCGGGGCGCCGACGTCGAGACCGAGGTGACGCTCGCCTTCGAGGAGGCGGTGGACGGTGCCACCGTCCCGCTCCGGATGACCAGTCAGGCCGCCTGCCGGTCCTGCTCGGGCACCGGCGCCAAGGCCGGCACCACCCCCCGGGTCTGTCCGACCTGCGTGGGGGCCGGCACGGTCAGCCGGGGCCAGGGCGCGTTCGCGCTGTCCGAGCCCTGCCGGGACTGCAAGGGCCGCGGCATGCTGGTCGACGACCCCTGCACGGTCTGCCACGGCAGCGGCCGGGCCTCCTCGGCCCGCACCATGCAGGTCCGGATCCCGGCCGGGGTGCAGGACGGGCAGCGGATCAGGCTCAAGGCCAAGGGCGCCCAGGGCGAGCGCGGCGGCCAGCCCGGTGACCTCTACGTCACCGTGCACGTCGACACCCACCCGGTGTTCGGCCGGAAGGCCGACAATCTGACCGTCACCGTGCCCATCACCTTCCCCGAAGCCGCGCTGGGCGGCACCATCGAGGTGCCGACGCTGAACGGCCCTTCGGTCAAGCTCAAGCTCCCGGCCGGGAGCGCCAACGGGCTGACCATGCGGGCCCGCGGCAAGGGCGCCACCCGCACCGACGGCACCCGCGGCGACCTGCTGGTCACCGTGGAGGTCGTGGTCCCCAAGCACCTCGAGGGCGACGCCCTGGAGGCACTGGAGCAGTACCGCGAGGCCACCGCCTCCGACGACCCGCGAGCCGCCCTCTTCAAGGCGGCAGAGGGAGCGTGA
- a CDS encoding TDT family transporter: MATLTAPRTAAYGLDLGRLGPNWYAAVMGTAIVANAAGALPVHLPGLIGFGEAVWALSFLALAALVTGRAVHLTKHRATAREQLLDEPATAVFYGCPPMALIAVGFGTLTLGSRLIGTEAAVAIDLVLWTVGTLYAVLVAAGIPYLMITRHRVSALKANPTWLLPVVAPMVAAALGPALIPHLPAALGSTMLYGCYALFGASLLGTLLVLPVVFAGLVHSKLPALVLTPSLFLVLGPLGQSTTAVNQLADAAKSVAPALAGLALGFAILYGVAMTGFGVLWLGVALTANLRALRAEMPFAMTWWAFTFPVGTMVTGTAGLARHTGFDGFTGLAVALYLLLVTAWAVALVRTLGGLLDGRLLGRLQAA; this comes from the coding sequence ATGGCCACCCTCACCGCACCCCGCACCGCCGCTTACGGCCTCGACCTCGGCCGGCTCGGCCCCAACTGGTACGCCGCCGTCATGGGCACCGCGATCGTCGCCAACGCGGCCGGCGCCCTCCCGGTCCACCTCCCCGGCCTGATCGGCTTCGGCGAGGCGGTCTGGGCGCTCTCCTTCCTCGCCCTGGCGGCCCTGGTGACCGGCCGCGCGGTGCACCTCACCAAGCACCGGGCCACCGCCCGCGAACAGCTGCTGGACGAGCCCGCCACCGCGGTCTTCTACGGCTGTCCCCCGATGGCCCTGATCGCGGTCGGCTTCGGCACCCTGACCCTCGGCTCCCGGCTGATCGGCACCGAGGCCGCGGTCGCGATCGACCTGGTGCTGTGGACCGTCGGCACCCTCTACGCCGTCCTGGTGGCGGCCGGCATCCCGTACCTGATGATCACCCGGCACCGGGTCTCCGCCCTCAAGGCCAACCCCACCTGGCTGCTCCCCGTGGTCGCCCCGATGGTCGCCGCCGCGCTCGGCCCCGCCCTGATCCCGCACCTGCCCGCCGCGCTCGGCTCCACCATGCTGTACGGCTGCTACGCCCTGTTCGGCGCCAGCCTGCTCGGCACCCTGCTGGTGCTGCCGGTGGTCTTCGCCGGTCTGGTGCACAGCAAGCTGCCCGCCCTGGTGCTGACCCCCTCGCTGTTCCTGGTGCTCGGCCCGCTCGGCCAGTCCACCACCGCCGTCAACCAGCTGGCCGACGCCGCCAAGTCGGTGGCCCCCGCGCTGGCCGGGCTCGCCCTCGGCTTCGCGATCCTGTACGGCGTCGCGATGACCGGCTTCGGGGTGCTCTGGCTCGGGGTGGCGCTCACCGCCAACCTGCGGGCGCTGCGGGCCGAGATGCCCTTCGCGATGACCTGGTGGGCCTTCACCTTCCCGGTCGGCACCATGGTCACCGGCACCGCAGGTCTCGCCCGGCACACCGGCTTCGACGGCTTCACCGGCCTGGCCGTGGCGCTCTACCTGCTGCTGGTCACCGCCTGGGCGGTCGCCCTGGTGCGTACCCTGGGCGGCCTGCTCGACGGCCGGCTGCTCGGCCGGCTGCAGGCGGCCTGA
- a CDS encoding LuxR C-terminal-related transcriptional regulator, protein MPDLPMPGEAEHALYAEVLAQGGKVLFRDVAHQDAAIVLRLLELGLLIHHTGDATLTAVNPRTVAEGLAADLRSAGTRMLLRAEEIPAPLEELARAYDAAPRKVERVGGVLHIQDMEEIRSRMLQLEADCQDECLAAQPGGARPVEHLEGGVERLHRLLARGATLRVLYEEAARSDEPTARHAATVTGWGARVRILHEPFTRMLIFDRATAVIPASADRTRAAVVEDPAVVSFLVSGFERDWERAERVRWQAVGDQVHEQVGRLLTQGLTQKMIASRLGLSERTVAGHIARLRELHDAETLFQLGWQMRGARAGG, encoded by the coding sequence ATGCCTGACCTCCCGATGCCGGGTGAGGCCGAACACGCCCTCTACGCCGAGGTGTTGGCGCAGGGCGGGAAGGTGCTGTTTCGCGACGTGGCGCACCAAGACGCCGCCATCGTGCTCCGGCTGCTCGAACTCGGTCTGCTGATCCACCACACCGGCGACGCCACCCTCACCGCCGTCAACCCCCGCACCGTCGCCGAAGGTCTCGCCGCCGACCTCCGCTCGGCCGGCACCCGGATGCTGCTCCGGGCGGAGGAGATCCCGGCGCCGCTGGAGGAGTTGGCCCGCGCCTACGACGCGGCACCGCGCAAGGTCGAGCGGGTCGGCGGGGTGCTGCACATCCAGGACATGGAGGAGATCCGCTCCCGGATGCTGCAGCTCGAAGCCGACTGCCAGGACGAGTGCCTGGCCGCACAGCCCGGTGGCGCCCGCCCCGTCGAGCACCTGGAGGGCGGGGTGGAGCGGCTGCACCGCCTGCTGGCCCGGGGCGCCACGCTCCGGGTCCTCTACGAGGAGGCGGCCAGGAGCGACGAGCCCACCGCCCGCCACGCGGCGACGGTCACCGGATGGGGGGCCAGGGTGCGGATCCTGCACGAGCCGTTCACCCGGATGTTGATCTTCGACCGGGCGACGGCCGTCATCCCGGCGTCCGCCGATCGCACCAGGGCCGCCGTCGTGGAGGACCCGGCGGTGGTCTCGTTCCTGGTCAGCGGCTTCGAACGGGACTGGGAGCGGGCCGAGCGGGTCCGCTGGCAGGCGGTCGGCGACCAGGTGCACGAGCAGGTCGGCCGACTGCTCACCCAGGGCCTGACCCAGAAGATGATCGCCAGTCGGCTCGGCCTGAGCGAGCGCACGGTGGCCGGCCACATCGCCCGGCTGCGCGAACTCCACGACGCCGAGACCCTGTTCCAGCTTGGCTGGCAGATGCGGGGCGCCCGTGCTGGTGGGTGA
- a CDS encoding LuxR C-terminal-related transcriptional regulator → MTEVRLPDEAERELYLDVLAQGGRITLAMAATADQDALARLLASGLLIGSAQGLGYTAVNPRTVGARISAELRSAGTRLLVEAEELPILLGELTKVYESAPRRSVRSSVVRHVHDAADIVHRMRELEAGAREEILLAQPGGPLPAAQLDRAVARAHEFAARGGTVRALYEPSVRTDQSTVRYAAAIGELGMRVRVLGEPFKRAMIFDRTVAVVPAAADHSSAAFVEDPAVVAFLIGGFERDWARAERVKWSDADTCADERPVDEQIGRLLATGLTQRTIATRLGLSERTVAGHISRLRELHDAETLFQLGWLLRGGRDA, encoded by the coding sequence GTGACCGAGGTACGGCTGCCGGACGAGGCCGAACGCGAGCTCTACCTGGACGTCCTCGCCCAGGGCGGCCGGATCACCCTGGCGATGGCCGCCACGGCCGACCAGGACGCGCTGGCCCGGCTGCTGGCGAGCGGCCTGCTGATCGGCAGCGCCCAGGGCCTCGGCTACACCGCCGTCAACCCGCGCACCGTCGGCGCCCGGATCAGCGCCGAACTCCGCTCCGCCGGCACCAGACTGCTGGTCGAGGCCGAAGAACTGCCCATCCTGCTCGGCGAGTTGACGAAGGTGTACGAGAGCGCCCCACGCCGCTCGGTCCGCTCCAGCGTGGTCCGGCACGTGCACGACGCCGCCGACATCGTGCACCGGATGCGGGAGTTGGAGGCCGGCGCCCGGGAGGAGATCCTGCTCGCCCAGCCCGGCGGCCCGCTGCCGGCCGCCCAGCTCGACCGCGCGGTGGCCAGGGCCCACGAGTTCGCCGCTCGGGGCGGCACCGTCCGGGCGCTCTACGAACCGTCCGTCCGGACCGACCAGTCCACCGTCCGCTACGCCGCCGCGATCGGCGAACTCGGGATGCGGGTCCGGGTGTTGGGTGAGCCCTTCAAGCGGGCGATGATCTTCGACCGGACCGTCGCGGTGGTCCCGGCCGCCGCCGACCACAGCAGCGCCGCCTTCGTCGAGGACCCGGCCGTGGTCGCCTTCCTGATCGGCGGCTTCGAGCGCGACTGGGCCCGCGCCGAACGCGTCAAGTGGAGCGACGCCGACACCTGCGCCGACGAACGCCCGGTCGACGAACAGATCGGCCGCCTGCTCGCGACCGGCCTCACCCAGCGCACCATCGCCACCCGCCTCGGCCTCAGCGAACGCACCGTCGCCGGGCACATCTCCCGCCTCCGCGAACTCCACGACGCCGAAACCCTGTTCCAGCTCGGCTGGCTGCTCCGCGGCGGCCGCGATGCCTGA
- a CDS encoding TrmB family transcriptional regulator yields the protein MSETAEPGLTTGGLNILSADARELYRAVVRSKVELAPSELPAEAKPALQELLDMGLLVPDTDHPDVLVAVDPQQLAEGLAASWQRKALSLLTRAVALPAALKDLTEEFHTPEQSGGTIEYVRGKVLINQRLQQLTNSCSEEFLAAQPGGPRPPEALASSIDRDLALLRRGATARTIYHPSTRYHAPTRDYVAAVTQAGAQVRTLDEPYTRILVIDRRTAIIPVADDLSLAAFVHDQAIISYIVAEVFERNWNRAIDFDGARAVPQQVVSRLRQTIIDLMLKGTSHRVIARSLGISERTLARHIADMREDYHVESLFQLGYVLARSNSAQAEVEAPGFE from the coding sequence ATGAGTGAGACGGCTGAGCCCGGCCTCACCACAGGCGGGCTGAACATCCTGTCGGCGGACGCCAGGGAGTTGTACCGGGCGGTGGTCCGATCCAAGGTCGAGCTGGCTCCGAGCGAGCTGCCCGCGGAGGCGAAACCGGCCCTGCAGGAGTTGCTGGACATGGGCCTGCTGGTACCGGACACCGACCATCCCGACGTACTGGTAGCGGTCGATCCGCAACAGCTGGCGGAGGGGCTCGCCGCCTCCTGGCAGCGAAAGGCGCTCAGTCTGCTCACCCGCGCGGTGGCCCTCCCGGCGGCGCTGAAAGACCTCACCGAGGAATTCCACACCCCGGAGCAGTCCGGCGGCACCATTGAGTACGTACGCGGAAAGGTGCTGATCAACCAGCGGCTCCAGCAGCTCACCAACAGCTGCTCGGAGGAATTCCTGGCCGCCCAGCCCGGCGGGCCCCGCCCGCCCGAGGCCCTCGCCAGCAGCATCGACCGCGACCTGGCGCTGCTCCGCCGAGGGGCGACCGCCCGCACCATCTACCACCCGAGCACCCGCTACCACGCCCCGACGCGCGACTACGTCGCCGCCGTCACCCAGGCGGGGGCCCAGGTCAGGACGTTGGACGAGCCGTACACCCGCATTCTCGTGATCGACCGGCGCACCGCGATCATCCCGGTCGCCGACGACCTGAGCCTGGCCGCCTTCGTCCACGACCAGGCCATCATCAGCTACATCGTGGCCGAGGTCTTCGAGCGCAACTGGAACCGCGCGATCGACTTCGACGGCGCCCGCGCCGTGCCCCAGCAGGTCGTCTCCCGGCTGCGGCAGACGATCATCGACCTGATGCTCAAGGGGACCAGCCACCGCGTGATCGCGCGCAGCCTGGGAATCAGCGAACGCACCCTGGCGCGGCACATCGCCGACATGCGCGAGGACTATCACGTCGAGTCGCTGTTCCAGCTCGGGTACGTGCTGGCACGGTCGAACTCGGCACAAGCCGAGGTCGAGGCACCCGGTTTCGAGTGA
- a CDS encoding LysR family transcriptional regulator → MPLSPRVPELGALELLLAVARLGSVGRAAAELGVSQPAASARIKGMERQIGVPLLERSPRGSRPTETGRVVVEWARNVVEAAQALDAGIDALRERRDARLTVVASLTVAEYLMPGWLLALHQVSPDTSVTLRTANSADVAAHVLAGDADLGFVEGPTTPPGLGGAVVAADRLVVVVAPSHPWARRRTPLTGAELAATALVLREPGSGTREVLEQALAPYGGAAKPRLELASSTALKAAAMTGAGPVCLSELAVIEELATGRLVAVPVEGVDLARPLRAVWPAGHRPAGPARELLGLTRKR, encoded by the coding sequence ATGCCCCTCTCCCCGCGTGTCCCCGAGCTCGGCGCCCTGGAACTGCTGCTCGCGGTGGCCAGGCTGGGCAGCGTCGGCCGGGCGGCGGCCGAGCTGGGGGTCAGTCAGCCCGCCGCCAGCGCACGGATCAAGGGCATGGAGCGGCAGATCGGGGTCCCGCTGCTGGAGCGCTCGCCGCGCGGCTCGCGGCCGACCGAGACCGGCCGGGTGGTGGTCGAGTGGGCCCGCAACGTGGTCGAGGCGGCGCAGGCGCTGGACGCCGGGATCGACGCGCTGCGCGAGCGCCGGGACGCCCGGCTGACCGTGGTGGCCAGCCTGACCGTGGCCGAGTACCTGATGCCGGGCTGGCTGCTGGCGCTCCATCAGGTCAGCCCCGACACCTCGGTGACCCTGCGGACCGCCAACTCGGCGGACGTCGCCGCCCACGTGCTGGCCGGGGACGCCGACCTCGGCTTCGTGGAGGGCCCGACCACCCCGCCCGGCCTGGGCGGCGCGGTGGTGGCGGCGGACCGGCTGGTGGTGGTGGTCGCGCCCAGCCACCCCTGGGCCCGCCGCCGTACGCCGCTGACCGGCGCCGAGCTGGCCGCCACCGCGCTGGTGCTGCGCGAGCCGGGCTCGGGCACCCGGGAGGTCCTGGAGCAGGCCCTGGCCCCGTACGGCGGAGCCGCCAAACCCCGGCTGGAGCTGGCCTCCTCGACCGCGTTGAAGGCGGCCGCGATGACCGGCGCCGGGCCGGTCTGCCTGAGCGAGCTGGCGGTCATCGAGGAGCTGGCCACCGGTCGGCTGGTGGCCGTCCCGGTGGAGGGGGTGGACCTGGCCCGGCCGCTGCGCGCGGTCTGGCCGGCCGGTCACCGCCCGGCCGGACCGGCCCGCGAACTGCTCGGCCTGACCCGGAAACGCTGA
- a CDS encoding LuxR C-terminal-related transcriptional regulator, giving the protein MASTEELPDETARELYLSILSNGGRLPFAELPEADRAALDQLVDSGLVLPNALDSTYVAVSPRSVSERLCTELRSAATRLLLRAEELPDALSGLTRAYESTPRVVLEPARSTCVDGREQIRQRIAELLSECRTELLAAQPGPRHPETLVLARQQDLALRRRGIRLRTVYQPGALTEPATVDYAVAMSEQGSELRILDECFQRMLIIDRTVAVVPAADDHGRAAFISDPTAVAFLVAVYQRDWGRAETVDWSRLGTGSPLQAAAYRVGRMLAAGLTQRAVATRLGLSERTVAGHIARLREQYGAQTLFQLGWQMRGRAK; this is encoded by the coding sequence ATGGCCTCCACCGAGGAGCTCCCCGACGAGACCGCCCGCGAGCTCTACCTCTCGATCCTGTCCAACGGCGGCCGGCTCCCGTTCGCCGAGCTCCCCGAGGCCGACCGCGCCGCCCTCGACCAGCTGGTCGACTCCGGGCTGGTGCTGCCCAACGCCCTCGACAGCACCTACGTGGCCGTCAGCCCGCGCTCGGTCAGCGAGCGGCTCTGCACCGAACTGCGCTCGGCGGCGACCAGACTGCTGCTCCGCGCCGAGGAGTTGCCCGACGCGCTCAGCGGGCTCACCCGGGCGTACGAGTCCACCCCGCGGGTGGTCCTCGAACCCGCCCGGTCCACCTGCGTCGACGGCCGGGAGCAGATCCGGCAGCGGATCGCCGAACTGCTCTCCGAGTGCCGCACCGAACTGCTCGCCGCCCAGCCCGGCCCCCGGCACCCGGAGACCCTGGTGCTGGCCCGGCAACAGGACCTGGCCCTGCGCCGGCGCGGCATCCGGCTCCGCACCGTCTACCAGCCCGGTGCGCTGACCGAGCCCGCCACGGTCGACTACGCCGTCGCGATGTCCGAGCAGGGCTCGGAACTGCGGATCCTGGACGAGTGCTTCCAGCGGATGCTGATCATCGACCGCACGGTGGCCGTGGTGCCCGCCGCGGACGACCACGGCCGGGCCGCCTTCATCTCCGACCCCACCGCGGTCGCCTTCCTGGTCGCGGTCTACCAGCGGGACTGGGGCCGGGCCGAGACTGTCGACTGGTCCCGGCTGGGCACCGGGTCGCCGCTCCAGGCCGCCGCCTACCGGGTCGGCCGGATGCTCGCCGCCGGCCTGACCCAGCGGGCGGTCGCCACCCGGCTCGGGCTGAGCGAACGGACCGTGGCCGGCCACATCGCCCGGCTGCGCGAGCAGTACGGCGCGCAGACCCTGTTCCAGCTCGGCTGGCAGATGCGGGGGAGGGCGAAGTGA